ttttctattttatatcagataaaagtcattttttttttattttttgtcacATTAAGTTACTTAATTTTTTccaaattaactaaaaattaaGTTCACCTGTGTACATGTGTTTTGCCGGGCCTCATTGTTCTGCTTTCCTTTTCTCCAAAGTGGAGTGTACATGTGTTTTGCAGTTGGACACTTTACAGTGTGATTTGGTGGCCTAATGTCCTAACACGACtcgtaaaaataattttaatcatttcgtgtattttaaaaaattaacagTCGGATTCTCAAAAATGTGAGTGCAGATTGCAAGCGCATAGTGCATTGGCAAGTGTAGGATCAGCTTCTATGGCGATTAAGTATACAGGGCCAATGGATGTTGCAAGACACGTCCTTCGTTCTGAAGGAGGTGTGAGGGGTCTCTTCAAGGGTTTGTACCCCACCCTGGCACGAGAAGTACCGGGAAACGCTGTTATGTTTGGTGTATACGAAGCGTTAAAGCAGTATTTTGCAGGAGGCATGGACACTTCTGGGCTAGGAAGGGGTTCTCTTATAGTAGCTGGAGGCTTGGCTGGTGGTTCAGTCTGGTTTGCAGTGTATCCAACAGATGTTATTAAGAGTGTAATTCAAGTTGATGATTATAGAAATCCGAAATATTCTGGCTCTTTCGATGCTCTTAAAAAGATTTTGGCATCAGAAGGCGTCAAAGGCCTTTACAAGGGGTTTGGACCTGCTATAGCGCGTAGCGTTCCAGCAAATGCTGCTTGCTTCTTGGCATATGAGATGATTAGGTCTAGTTTGGGATAATTGCTCCAAGGTTTTAGGATATTATGCTTTCAAAAATActaacaatattattttttcagGATAAACAAGGAAAATTTTGTGACCTAGCTCTGTTATCATACAAAGCCAAAATAGGATTATATTATCACAATAGTTCCCAATCTCTTCTTTCATCCTGAgtgtttatttgtttttgacaaTGTCAGATGAATTAAAATTCAAGGAGATTGTAAATTTCATTCCACAATGTTGTTGTATCTTCCCATTCCAAATAAGTGAAACATGACATTTGGTAAAAAATAGTCAAGTGCTCttgaatattattattgttgctccttttctttttggctTCAAAAATAGAGGCAAAAATGATACATAGAAG
This Solanum dulcamara chromosome 8, daSolDulc1.2, whole genome shotgun sequence DNA region includes the following protein-coding sequences:
- the LOC129901190 gene encoding mitochondrial carnitine/acylcarnitine carrier-like protein is translated as MCDELSRSLSCLIWRSASISPISVSSQMDIAKDLTAGTVGGAAQLIVGHPFDTIKVKLQSQPTPLPGQPPKYAGAIDAVRKTVVSEGPRGLYKGMGAPLATVAAFNALLFTVRGQTEALLRSEPGAPLTVKQQIICGAVAGTAASFLACPTELIKCRLQAHSALASVGSASMAIKYTGPMDVARHVLRSEGGVRGLFKGLYPTLAREVPGNAVMFGVYEALKQYFAGGMDTSGLGRGSLIVAGGLAGGSVWFAVYPTDVIKSVIQVDDYRNPKYSGSFDALKKILASEGVKGLYKGFGPAIARSVPANAACFLAYEMIRSSLG